A single Macrobrachium nipponense isolate FS-2020 chromosome 5, ASM1510439v2, whole genome shotgun sequence DNA region contains:
- the LOC135215826 gene encoding uncharacterized protein LOC135215826, with protein sequence MNQLLEEGGEITKKTILPSTTTTNTNILPPLTTTNHHTSLSSTILPSTTTTTTTTSSFLHHFPPPPPHHHHFFLYQHHQHQHSSLFHILPSTTTTTNTNILLSSTILPPHHQQPPPTFFSFLHHPSLHHPPTTTTFLPSTNHHHQPTFFLHYQHHQHQTSLHYTTNTTFFPPLPTPPTPTFFPPPTSPSFPPPHSRTFFPPPTPPFLPPPTPTFFPSPTPAFFPPTPTFTFFPPPPTPTFFPPPTPPTFFPPPPPPPTPTFFPPPPPPPPASLHHLQSYIRGRGRARGEAGTVTHG encoded by the exons atgaatcaactgttagaagagggtggaga AATCACCAAAAAGACTATCCtgccctccaccaccaccaccaacaccaacATTCTCCCTCCACTAACCACCACCAaccaccacacttctctttcctCCACCATCCTTccttccaccaccaccaccaccaccaccacttctTCTTTCCTCCACCACttccctccaccaccaccacaccaccaccacttcTTCCTCTaccaacaccaccaacaccaACATTCTTCTCTTTTCCACATCCttccctccaccaccaccaccaccaacaccaacattcttctctcctccaccatcCTTCCTCCCCACCACCAACAACCACCACCAACATTCTTCTCTTTCCTCCACCATCCTTCCCTCCACCACCCACCAACCACCACCACATTCTTGCCCTCCActaaccaccaccaccaaccaacATTCTTCCTCCACTaccaacaccaccaacaccaAACTTCCCTCCACTACACCACCAACACAACATTCTTCCCTCCACTaccaacaccaccaacaccaACATTCTTCCCTCCACCAACATCCCCCTCCTTCCCTCCACCACATTCTCGAACATTCTTCCCTCCACCAACACCACCTTTCCTACCACCACCAACACCAACATTCTTCCCTTCCCCAACACCAGCCTTCTTCCCTCCAACACCAACCTTTACATTCTTCCCTCCGCCACCAACACCAACATTCTTCCctccaccaacaccaccaacattcttccctccaccaccaccaccacctacaCCAACATTCttccctccaccaccaccaccaccaccagcatcaCTCCATCACCTTCAAAGTTATATCCGCGGTCGAGGGAGAGCGAGAGGGGAGGCGGGCACTGTGACCCATGGATAA